In Desulfurellaceae bacterium, a genomic segment contains:
- a CDS encoding DUF309 domain-containing protein, producing MHPKLQEAVRLFNRREYFSCHQVLEEGWPEIAAEDQAFYEALIRFATGLHLRFNRGASQGTVNLLTQGLMRLENYRPSHHGLDVARLYADMDAHAEHLKTAAKDKPGMFERWRVPRIYYADE from the coding sequence ATGCATCCGAAACTGCAAGAGGCGGTGCGCCTGTTCAACCGACGCGAGTATTTCAGCTGTCACCAGGTCTTGGAAGAGGGCTGGCCTGAAATCGCGGCCGAGGATCAGGCCTTTTACGAAGCCCTGATCCGTTTTGCCACCGGTCTCCACCTGCGCTTCAACCGCGGCGCCTCACAGGGCACGGTGAATTTACTGACCCAGGGGTTGATGCGTCTCGAAAACTACCGTCCCAGCCATCACGGGCTCGATGTAGCCCGGCTGTACGCCGATATGGACGCCCACGCCGAACACCTCAAGACCGCGGCCAAGGACAAACCCGGCATGTTTGAGCGCTGGCGCGTGCCGCGTATCTACTACGCGGACGAATAA
- a CDS encoding DUF1329 domain-containing protein yields the protein MLRLVVLLVWGLGWASGVLAQAPAKTWKTLDELSAQELSRLDLRQTTPRNPQIPYLPAEAYPFSPPYTAEELAYLAFDLDTPRPRFSHIWLSTVQSMTAAGYIRTLKNNTAVLYRPADGGALMRLPAGQEYMRAFSQFTNPPSAAGRQSLRVEYRTDRQFIKKQDRYNYTPERRRIRRQPQPRRGARFPNSAQTFDDLRGRDPWEFSWKLLGTDVLYSTVRFPTTRPTITLTRPDGSSYEQDTSRLRIMGDASGSRPMWSSRCRARSGCPSITAAGWCTGSTRPSSVRCGSNSTTGTASWPWSPSVWSARSTRPTAGSAIPL from the coding sequence GTGCTCCGACTGGTCGTGCTGCTGGTGTGGGGTCTGGGCTGGGCGTCCGGCGTGCTGGCCCAAGCCCCGGCCAAAACCTGGAAAACCCTCGACGAGCTGTCGGCCCAGGAGTTGAGCCGGCTTGACCTGCGCCAGACTACCCCGCGCAACCCCCAGATTCCCTACCTGCCGGCGGAGGCGTATCCGTTCTCACCCCCGTATACGGCCGAAGAACTGGCCTATCTGGCCTTCGATCTGGATACGCCCCGGCCGCGCTTCTCGCATATCTGGCTCAGTACGGTGCAGAGCATGACGGCCGCGGGCTATATTCGGACGCTCAAGAACAATACCGCCGTCCTGTACCGGCCTGCGGATGGGGGAGCCTTGATGCGCCTGCCCGCAGGCCAGGAGTATATGCGGGCCTTCTCCCAGTTCACCAACCCGCCGTCCGCGGCCGGCCGCCAGAGCCTGCGGGTGGAGTACCGGACCGACCGGCAATTCATCAAGAAGCAGGACCGCTATAACTACACCCCGGAGCGGCGCCGGATTCGTCGCCAGCCGCAGCCGCGCCGCGGGGCGCGTTTTCCCAACAGCGCCCAGACCTTTGACGATCTCCGGGGCCGGGACCCGTGGGAGTTCTCGTGGAAGCTGCTGGGGACGGACGTGTTGTACTCTACCGTCCGTTTTCCCACCACCCGCCCGACCATCACCCTGACCCGGCCGGACGGTTCGTCGTATGAGCAGGACACCAGCCGCCTCAGGATAATGGGCGATGCCTCGGGGTCGAGACCTATGTGGTCGAGTCGGTGCCGCGCCCGGAGTGGCTGCCCGAGTATTACTGCAGCAGGCTGGTGTACTGGATCGACACGACCGTCTTCTGTCCGCTGCGGATCGAACAGTACGACCGGGACGGCAAGCTGGCCCTGGTCGCCGAGCGTCTGGAGCGCCAGGAGTACCCGGCCGACGGCCGGCTCGGCTATACCGCTCTGA
- a CDS encoding ribbon-helix-helix protein, CopG family — protein sequence MTKSVRFDPALRASLERAARALGISQSELIREAVARRCEEVLHPSLTERLRPVIGRVKTSGGRARDTGKAFRTLLAKKDTE from the coding sequence ATGACCAAAAGCGTTCGTTTCGATCCGGCACTCAGAGCGAGTCTTGAGCGGGCCGCGCGTGCATTGGGCATTTCCCAATCCGAATTGATTCGAGAGGCTGTTGCGAGGCGGTGTGAAGAAGTCTTGCATCCCTCTCTGACTGAGCGTTTAAGGCCGGTCATTGGACGGGTGAAAACCTCAGGCGGCCGAGCGCGAGACACGGGGAAGGCTTTTCGCACGCTTCTGGCCAAGAAGGATACGGAGTGA
- a CDS encoding PIN domain-containing protein, whose product MTLIDAGPLIALIDRGEPEHEACVACLARLTGPFLTTWPPFTEAMYLLGEAGGWRAQEALWIMLDQSDLQVIFQGPEHFQRIRALMQKYTDRPMDLADASLVCLAEQRGIQDIFTLDRRDFLTYRFAGRRPFRLWPET is encoded by the coding sequence GTGACGCTCATTGATGCCGGTCCTCTCATTGCCTTGATAGACAGAGGAGAGCCCGAGCACGAAGCCTGTGTCGCGTGTCTGGCCCGTCTCACTGGCCCGTTTCTCACCACCTGGCCGCCCTTTACAGAGGCAATGTATCTCCTCGGCGAAGCTGGAGGGTGGCGGGCCCAGGAGGCACTCTGGATCATGCTTGATCAGAGCGACCTGCAGGTGATTTTTCAAGGTCCCGAGCACTTCCAACGTATACGTGCGTTGATGCAAAAATATACAGACCGTCCTATGGATTTGGCTGACGCCTCCCTCGTCTGTCTGGCCGAGCAGCGAGGCATACAGGACATCTTCACATTGGACCGGCGAGATTTTCTCACCTACCGTTTCGCTGGGCGGCGGCCTTTTCGTCTTTGGCCGGAGACCTAG
- a CDS encoding SMP-30/gluconolactonase/LRE family protein: MSRYTETAGPQAAEGWQLSRVTPPSELFGANGMRFGPDGRIYVVQAFGSQVSALDPATGARETVSPVGGEIVAPDDIAFDSHGTMYVTEVMSARVSSRTPNGEVKVIADNVPGANGIVAYQDRLFMDECRPGGRLWELYPDGRSPRLMADNLPLPNALMVGPDGNIYFPQIAVGEIWRCALEGGRPEKFVDGLAVPTAVKFDKNGLLTTTQAGSGEITKIDIQSGVKTQVAKVRPGIDNFVIDDDNRLFISHFVDGGVAEIMNDGTERVLSGAGMLGPFGLSVGNGTLFAADGMSLITLTSDGQQSRPAQFPEEGFPGFLRGIAAGPSNNVYANISAGNVVSYDLDARETSVIAEGLNELYGLAVSPDGSLVVAEGGAGRVLIVTTGGEVSTAASGLGRPMGVAVAGDGSCYVSDGDRGQVVHVNGGTSTVLDGLQKPHGVALSGDQLFVVDTGSKELIAFSLSTKQRQTVASNLPVGAPPGVTPKVLPGIAELVPGPLTPFSDLAIGSDGTVYIAADGDGSLMAVKRA; this comes from the coding sequence ATGAGTCGATATACTGAAACAGCAGGACCCCAGGCTGCGGAGGGCTGGCAGCTGTCGCGGGTCACCCCACCGAGCGAGCTGTTTGGAGCCAACGGCATGCGGTTTGGCCCGGACGGCCGGATCTATGTTGTCCAGGCCTTTGGCAGCCAGGTCAGCGCCCTTGACCCGGCGACCGGGGCCAGGGAAACCGTCTCGCCGGTCGGGGGAGAGATTGTGGCACCGGACGATATCGCCTTTGATTCGCACGGCACAATGTATGTGACCGAGGTCATGAGCGCCCGGGTCAGCTCGCGTACGCCGAACGGCGAGGTCAAGGTCATCGCCGATAACGTTCCGGGCGCCAACGGTATCGTGGCCTACCAGGACCGGTTGTTCATGGACGAGTGTCGTCCGGGCGGGCGTTTGTGGGAGCTGTACCCGGACGGCCGTTCGCCGCGGCTGATGGCCGACAATCTGCCCTTGCCCAACGCGCTGATGGTCGGTCCTGACGGCAACATCTATTTTCCCCAGATCGCCGTCGGCGAGATCTGGCGCTGCGCGCTCGAAGGCGGCCGGCCCGAGAAGTTTGTCGATGGCCTGGCCGTGCCCACCGCGGTCAAGTTTGACAAGAACGGCCTGCTGACCACCACCCAGGCTGGCAGCGGCGAGATTACCAAGATCGACATCCAGAGCGGGGTCAAAACGCAGGTCGCCAAAGTCCGCCCGGGGATCGATAATTTTGTGATTGACGATGACAACCGGCTGTTCATTTCTCACTTTGTGGACGGTGGGGTGGCGGAGATCATGAACGACGGTACAGAGCGGGTGTTGAGCGGCGCCGGCATGCTCGGCCCGTTTGGCCTGTCGGTCGGCAACGGCACCCTGTTTGCGGCCGACGGCATGAGCCTGATCACACTGACGTCCGACGGCCAGCAGAGCCGCCCGGCCCAGTTCCCCGAGGAAGGCTTCCCGGGTTTTCTGCGCGGCATCGCGGCTGGTCCGTCTAACAATGTGTACGCCAACATCTCGGCCGGCAATGTGGTGTCGTATGACCTCGACGCTCGTGAGACCAGCGTGATCGCCGAGGGCCTGAACGAACTCTACGGCCTGGCGGTGAGCCCTGACGGGTCGCTGGTTGTGGCCGAGGGCGGGGCCGGTCGGGTGCTGATCGTGACGACGGGTGGAGAGGTCTCGACTGCGGCGAGTGGTCTGGGCCGTCCGATGGGTGTGGCGGTGGCCGGTGACGGCAGCTGTTACGTGAGTGATGGCGACCGCGGCCAGGTCGTGCATGTCAACGGCGGAACCTCGACCGTTCTCGACGGACTCCAAAAGCCGCACGGGGTGGCGCTGTCGGGAGATCAGCTGTTTGTGGTCGATACGGGCAGTAAGGAGCTGATTGCCTTCTCGCTGTCAACCAAACAGCGTCAGACTGTGGCCAGCAATCTGCCGGTCGGCGCTCCGCCGGGTGTGACGCCCAAGGTGCTGCCGGGCATTGCCGAGCTGGTTCCGGGACCGCTCACGCCGTTCTCCGACCTGGCCATCGGCAGTGACGGAACCGTCTATATTGCCGCCGACGGGGACGGCAGCCTGATGGCCGTCAAACGCGCCTGA
- a CDS encoding branched-chain amino acid aminotransferase yields MPPAIPLTRTTRPKPKPRDDQLGFGEIFTDHMFVMDGSADQGWHDPRIVPYGPLSLDPSTAVLHYGQAIFEGIKAYRSVQDTIVLFRADKSAERLNRSARRLCMPQIEEDVFVSALKSLIAVDRDWVPRAAGTSLYIRPTMIAADPYLGVRPSQTYTFFVILSPVGAYYAEGFNPVKILVEDRYVRSVKGGMGEAKTGGNYAASLLAGEEAHRQGYSQVLWLDGLERRYIEEVGSMNIAFMLDDRLVTPALNGNILAGITRDSVLQLATDWGIPVVERPVTIDEILTAAGNGHLQEVFGMGTAAVISPVSELFYKGHTISINDGRVGRVAQRLFDEISGIQRGLRPDPYGWLVEAEG; encoded by the coding sequence ATGCCGCCAGCCATTCCCCTGACCCGCACCACCCGGCCAAAGCCGAAACCGCGCGACGACCAACTCGGGTTTGGCGAGATTTTTACCGATCACATGTTTGTGATGGACGGCTCTGCCGACCAGGGCTGGCATGATCCGCGCATCGTGCCGTACGGTCCGCTGTCGCTCGACCCCTCGACTGCGGTGTTGCACTACGGGCAGGCGATCTTTGAGGGTATCAAAGCCTACCGCTCGGTCCAGGACACAATTGTGCTGTTCCGGGCCGACAAGAGTGCTGAACGGCTCAACCGTTCGGCCCGACGCCTGTGCATGCCGCAGATCGAGGAAGATGTCTTTGTCTCGGCTCTGAAGAGCCTGATCGCGGTTGACCGCGACTGGGTGCCTCGGGCGGCGGGCACGTCTCTGTACATCCGGCCGACGATGATTGCCGCCGACCCCTATCTGGGGGTTCGTCCGTCCCAGACCTACACCTTCTTTGTCATTCTGTCCCCGGTCGGGGCGTATTACGCCGAGGGCTTCAACCCGGTCAAAATCCTGGTCGAAGACCGCTATGTGCGCTCGGTCAAAGGCGGGATGGGCGAGGCCAAGACCGGCGGCAACTATGCGGCCAGCCTGCTGGCCGGGGAAGAGGCCCACCGTCAGGGCTACTCTCAGGTCTTATGGCTGGACGGACTTGAGCGGCGCTATATCGAAGAGGTCGGCTCGATGAATATCGCCTTCATGCTTGACGACCGCCTGGTCACCCCGGCCCTCAACGGCAATATCCTGGCCGGCATCACCCGCGACAGCGTACTTCAGCTGGCCACCGACTGGGGCATTCCGGTTGTCGAGCGTCCTGTCACGATTGACGAAATCCTGACCGCAGCGGGCAACGGCCATCTCCAGGAAGTCTTTGGGATGGGGACGGCGGCGGTGATCTCACCGGTCAGCGAGCTGTTCTACAAGGGCCACACCATCAGCATCAACGACGGCCGCGTCGGTCGGGTCGCCCAGCGTCTGTTTGACGAGATTTCCGGCATCCAGCGCGGCCTCAGACCCGATCCCTACGGTTGGCTGGTAGAGGCTGAGGGATAA
- a CDS encoding enoyl-CoA hydratase/isomerase family protein, translating into MAYESLLYDKQDGIATVTINRPHKRNAWTTDLSEEIIEVFGAMEDDPEVLVTVFTGAGDKAFSAGADLGNAKTHKVNSVGAHLATISPRGFAVFNAVADYPKPVVAAINGYAVGIGCLITLCCDILLASENAELGLPQVPLGIIPAYGGAVRLARYIGRGKAMEMVLLGERISAAEGYRVGLLNRVVPLPELMPLAYDYAQRLAGLPPLAARMAKESLNKGLDIASLKEAAQTDIYRFMLLGQTEDSHEAHTAWRERRKPEFKGR; encoded by the coding sequence ATGGCGTACGAATCTTTGCTGTACGACAAGCAGGACGGGATCGCGACCGTCACCATCAACCGTCCCCACAAACGCAACGCCTGGACCACCGATCTGTCCGAAGAAATCATCGAGGTCTTTGGCGCCATGGAGGACGACCCCGAGGTCTTGGTCACCGTATTCACCGGGGCGGGCGACAAGGCGTTCTCGGCCGGCGCCGACCTGGGCAACGCCAAGACGCATAAGGTGAACTCGGTCGGCGCCCATCTAGCGACAATCAGCCCCCGTGGCTTTGCCGTCTTCAACGCCGTAGCCGACTACCCCAAGCCGGTAGTGGCCGCCATCAACGGCTACGCGGTCGGCATCGGCTGTTTGATTACCCTGTGCTGTGACATTCTGCTGGCGTCCGAGAATGCCGAACTCGGCCTGCCCCAGGTGCCGCTGGGCATTATTCCGGCCTACGGCGGGGCGGTGCGCCTGGCCCGCTACATCGGCCGGGGCAAAGCCATGGAGATGGTGTTGCTGGGCGAACGGATCAGCGCGGCCGAGGGCTATCGGGTCGGCCTGCTCAACCGCGTCGTGCCCTTGCCGGAGCTGATGCCCTTGGCCTACGATTACGCCCAACGTCTGGCCGGCCTGCCGCCGCTGGCGGCCAGGATGGCCAAGGAGTCGCTCAACAAGGGGTTGGATATCGCCTCGCTCAAAGAGGCCGCTCAGACCGATATCTATCGCTTCATGCTGCTCGGCCAGACCGAAGACAGTCACGAGGCACACACAGCCTGGCGGGAGCGCAGAAAGCCGGAGTTTAAGGGCCGTTAA
- a CDS encoding NUDIX hydrolase, with protein sequence MSDSTPAPSATVIVLRDTPAGLETLLLRRNSRLAFHGGAWVFPGGHIDAADHVVGAEDDLLTAARNAAVREAREEANLMIGAEKLVFFSHWTTPIIRPKRFSTWFFVAPAGNEVVAVDGDEIHDHSWMRPERALAAQKAGEIELPPLTFVSITKLAAFQTVDHALSRLAERKPEVFFPRIQKVSGGACCLYQGDAGYETEDPDAPGARHRLWMLKSGWRYEQEP encoded by the coding sequence ATGTCAGACTCCACTCCTGCTCCGTCGGCGACCGTCATTGTGCTGCGCGATACGCCTGCCGGCCTGGAAACCCTGCTGTTGCGCCGCAACTCCCGGCTGGCCTTCCACGGCGGCGCCTGGGTTTTTCCCGGCGGTCACATTGACGCCGCCGACCATGTCGTCGGCGCCGAGGACGACCTGCTGACCGCAGCCCGTAACGCGGCCGTACGCGAGGCGCGCGAAGAGGCCAACCTGATGATCGGGGCCGAAAAACTGGTCTTCTTTTCCCACTGGACGACTCCCATCATTCGGCCCAAGCGCTTCTCGACCTGGTTCTTTGTCGCCCCGGCCGGCAATGAGGTGGTTGCGGTTGATGGCGACGAGATCCACGACCACAGCTGGATGCGGCCCGAAAGAGCCCTGGCCGCCCAAAAAGCCGGAGAGATCGAGCTGCCGCCGCTGACCTTTGTCTCGATTACCAAGCTGGCCGCTTTTCAGACGGTGGACCACGCTCTGAGCCGCCTGGCCGAGCGCAAACCGGAGGTCTTTTTTCCCCGCATTCAGAAAGTCTCGGGCGGGGCGTGTTGCCTGTACCAGGGTGACGCCGGCTATGAGACCGAGGATCCTGACGCGCCCGGCGCCCGGCACCGGCTGTGGATGCTCAAGAGCGGCTGGCGCTACGAGCAGGAGCCGTAG